The Vibrio astriarenae genome contains a region encoding:
- the rimI gene encoding ribosomal protein S18-alanine N-acetyltransferase, giving the protein MTQFSVVALDASHLSAINLIEKCAHTHPWSEKLLGDINSRGAEHHVMLKDDQVIGYFYAQNIVGEVTLLNIAIDPAHQGKGFGKQLLNAFLDRCEALKADSAWLEVRESNTRAFELYQAEGFNEVDRRRNYYPTETGKEDAIIMSYLFLSF; this is encoded by the coding sequence ATGACTCAATTCTCCGTTGTTGCGCTTGATGCTTCGCATTTAAGTGCCATTAATCTCATTGAAAAGTGCGCCCATACTCACCCTTGGAGTGAAAAGCTGCTTGGAGATATCAATAGTCGTGGTGCGGAGCACCATGTCATGCTTAAAGACGACCAAGTGATAGGGTACTTCTACGCCCAAAACATTGTTGGAGAGGTGACGCTGCTTAATATTGCTATTGACCCGGCACACCAAGGTAAAGGGTTCGGTAAGCAACTGCTGAACGCGTTTCTCGATCGCTGTGAGGCACTTAAAGCGGACAGTGCCTGGCTTGAGGTTAGAGAGAGTAACACTCGTGCTTTTGAGCTTTATCAGGCGGAAGGCTTTAATGAGGTGGATCGTCGCCGTAACTACTATCCGACTGAGACTGGCAAAGAAGACGCCATTATCATGAGCTATCTTTTCTTGTCATTCTAA
- a CDS encoding DNA polymerase III subunit psi, with the protein MTHLNQSQRHAAYLKEMGITQWTVTHPERLEAIEVSKQTLDASCRLLLVSPSCPQGALVEFLAKVLKAMSLSLEQIRHIEPQNWSQIELEGVEWVWFAGCPEQESTAKVLTSPLLEQIDGNNQQRRALWSQIQSQQ; encoded by the coding sequence ATGACTCACCTCAATCAAAGTCAACGTCACGCTGCTTATCTCAAAGAGATGGGTATCACTCAATGGACAGTCACACACCCAGAACGTCTCGAAGCTATCGAGGTCTCTAAGCAGACACTTGATGCGTCGTGTCGTCTATTACTGGTCTCTCCCTCTTGCCCTCAGGGCGCCTTGGTTGAGTTTTTAGCAAAAGTGCTAAAAGCGATGAGCCTCTCGTTAGAGCAGATCAGGCATATCGAACCACAAAACTGGTCTCAGATTGAACTAGAAGGCGTTGAATGGGTTTGGTTTGCGGGATGTCCAGAGCAAGAGTCGACAGCAAAAGTGCTGACGAGCCCGTTACTTGAACAGATCGACGGTAATAACCAGCAGCGCCGTGCGTTGTGGTCTCAAATTCAATCACAGCAGTAA
- a CDS encoding GNAT family N-acetyltransferase — protein sequence MLIRTEAPADMLVIGQLLRDTFETQAEADLVQTLRENGRITLSLVACTDEGQIVGHVLFTPVEIEGHDVTWQGLAPLCVHPEFQKQGIARQLLEEGFDSLAELGYNGCVVLGDPNLYGKFGFESANQHGFHCQWDVPEGAFQIKPLIPGAFDGQQGLIRYCPEFAEL from the coding sequence ATGCTTATTAGAACCGAAGCTCCTGCAGATATGCTCGTGATTGGGCAACTGCTACGTGACACTTTTGAAACACAAGCTGAAGCTGATCTCGTTCAGACACTGCGTGAAAATGGGCGTATCACTCTGTCACTGGTCGCTTGTACTGACGAGGGGCAAATTGTTGGTCATGTGCTGTTTACACCGGTTGAAATCGAAGGCCATGATGTGACTTGGCAAGGGTTAGCGCCACTTTGTGTTCATCCTGAGTTCCAGAAGCAAGGTATTGCTCGTCAACTACTTGAAGAAGGCTTCGACTCATTGGCGGAGCTTGGCTATAACGGCTGTGTCGTACTCGGCGATCCTAATCTTTATGGTAAGTTTGGTTTTGAGTCAGCAAACCAGCACGGCTTCCATTGTCAATGGGATGTGCCTGAAGGCGCTTTTCAGATTAAGCCACTGATTCCTGGTGCTTTTGATGGTCAACAAGGCCTGATTCGTTACTGCCCAGAATTTGCTGAACTATAG
- the ubiT gene encoding ubiquinone anaerobic biosynthesis accessory factor UbiT has protein sequence MINKIRTQLVQNAASILRSPIHLLPKTVQKKALLEGLKLVFQEALEDGDFEFLEDKWLKVEVSDLNVSWLISYQDEKLVVADQPVQEDVSFSGSLNDLVLIAGRKEDPDTLFFQRRLSIEGDTELGLEVKNLMDSIDLDSLPKAMQVMLNQLADFVEKGLNDAQAPKEVSNAY, from the coding sequence GTGATTAACAAGATTCGCACTCAATTAGTTCAAAATGCAGCTTCGATTTTGAGATCTCCGATCCATTTATTGCCGAAAACTGTACAAAAAAAAGCCCTTCTTGAAGGTCTGAAGTTAGTTTTTCAAGAAGCGCTAGAAGATGGTGATTTTGAATTTCTAGAAGATAAGTGGCTGAAAGTAGAGGTATCAGACTTAAACGTGAGCTGGTTAATCAGTTATCAAGATGAAAAACTTGTGGTTGCTGATCAACCCGTTCAAGAAGACGTGAGCTTTAGTGGCAGCTTGAATGATTTGGTGTTGATCGCTGGTCGAAAAGAGGACCCAGACACCCTGTTTTTCCAACGTCGCCTCTCTATTGAGGGAGATACTGAACTTGGGCTTGAGGTGAAAAATCTGATGGATAGCATCGATTTAGACTCTTTACCAAAAGCGATGCAAGTCATGCTCAATCAACTGGCCGATTTTGTTGAGAAAGGTCTCAATGATGCTCAAGCACCTAAAGAGGTAAGCAATGCTTATTAG